In Halarcobacter mediterraneus, the following proteins share a genomic window:
- a CDS encoding response regulator transcription factor, whose product MSSNLKELVEYSKKLNILFIEDNNEVREQLYKLFKNFFENIDKCFNGDEALEKYKKKEKNYYDLIISDISMPKLDGIQLCKEIIKINKKQEILIVSAHTEKEKLSQLEEIGIENILQKPVEHISLINTLSKIINNIKRNKEES is encoded by the coding sequence ATGAGTTCTAACTTAAAAGAATTAGTAGAATATAGTAAAAAACTTAACATACTTTTTATTGAAGACAATAATGAAGTAAGAGAACAATTATATAAATTATTTAAAAATTTTTTTGAAAATATTGATAAATGTTTTAATGGAGATGAAGCATTAGAAAAATATAAAAAAAAAGAAAAAAACTATTATGATTTAATTATTAGTGATATTAGTATGCCAAAACTTGATGGAATTCAATTATGTAAAGAAATTATAAAAATAAATAAAAAACAAGAAATATTAATTGTATCTGCCCATACAGAAAAAGAAAAATTATCACAGTTAGAAGAAATTGGGATTGAAAACATTCTTCAAAAACCAGTTGAGCATATAAGTTTAATTAATACTCTAAGTAAAATTATAAACAATATAAAAAGAAATAAAGAAGAGAGTTAG